The Cervus canadensis isolate Bull #8, Minnesota chromosome 29, ASM1932006v1, whole genome shotgun sequence genome includes a window with the following:
- the TMEM216 gene encoding transmembrane protein 216 isoform X1: MAPRGKRLSSTPLEILFFLNGWYYATYFLLELFIFLYKGLLLPYPTANLVLDVVMLFLYLGIEVIRLFFGTKGNLCQRKMPLGISVALTFPSTMMAAYYLLLQTYVLRLEAIMNGILLFFCGSELLLEVLTLTAFSSMDRM, from the exons ATGGCGCCGCGAG GTAAACGGTTGTCCTCCACCCCGCTGGAAATTCTGTTCTTTCTGAATGGGTGGTATTATGCTACCTATTTCCTGCTGGAACTCTTCATATTTCTGTATAAAG GTCTCCTGCTCCCATATCCAACAGCCAATCTAGTCCTGGATGTGGTGATGCTCTTCCTGTATCTCGGAATTGAAGTAATTCGACTATTTTTTG GTACAAAGGGAAACCTCTGCCAGCGAAAGATGCCACTTGGTATTAGCGTGGCCTTGACCTTCCCGTCCACCATGATGGCCGCCTATTACCTGCTGCTGCAGACCTATGTGCTCCGCCTGGAAGCCATCATGAATGGCATCTTGCTCTTCTTCTGTGGCTCAGAGCTCCTGCTTGAAGTGCTCACCCTGACTGCTTTCTCCAG TATGGACAGGATGTGA
- the TMEM216 gene encoding transmembrane protein 216 isoform X2 yields the protein MLFLYLGIEVIRLFFGTKGNLCQRKMPLGISVALTFPSTMMAAYYLLLQTYVLRLEAIMNGILLFFCGSELLLEVLTLTAFSSMDRM from the exons ATGCTCTTCCTGTATCTCGGAATTGAAGTAATTCGACTATTTTTTG GTACAAAGGGAAACCTCTGCCAGCGAAAGATGCCACTTGGTATTAGCGTGGCCTTGACCTTCCCGTCCACCATGATGGCCGCCTATTACCTGCTGCTGCAGACCTATGTGCTCCGCCTGGAAGCCATCATGAATGGCATCTTGCTCTTCTTCTGTGGCTCAGAGCTCCTGCTTGAAGTGCTCACCCTGACTGCTTTCTCCAG TATGGACAGGATGTGA